A region of Micromonospora sp. WMMD882 DNA encodes the following proteins:
- a CDS encoding chorismate mutase, whose product MMTDVMEQNGEPVRTERSDVQEHPLDVRTGTQEPDAAARIVAIRERIDEIDQALIDLWQERAGLSQQVGRTRMASGGTRLVLSREQAILERFRAALGADGVQLALLLLRAGRGPL is encoded by the coding sequence ATGATGACAGACGTGATGGAGCAGAACGGCGAACCGGTCCGGACAGAGCGCTCCGACGTCCAGGAGCACCCGCTGGACGTACGCACCGGGACGCAGGAGCCGGACGCGGCGGCCCGGATCGTCGCCATCCGGGAACGCATCGACGAGATCGACCAGGCCCTGATCGATCTCTGGCAGGAACGGGCCGGGCTGTCGCAGCAGGTCGGCAGGACCCGGATGGCCTCCGGCGGCACCCGGCTGGTGCTCTCCCGGGAGCAGGCGATCCTGGAGCGCTTCCGCGCCGCGCTGGGGGCCGACGGCGTCCAGTTGGCGCTGCTGCTGCTGCGCGCCGGTCGCGGCCCGCTCTGA
- a CDS encoding dipeptide ABC transporter ATP-binding protein → MSDLVLETRDLVKHFPLTRGIVFKKQVGAVRAVDGVSIELRRGETLGIVGESGCGKSTLARLLVGLETPTSGDLFVQGRNMSTMGATERRKGRRNIQLVMQDPYTSLNPRMTVGDIVGEPFEVHPDVLPKAKRRARVQELIDLVGLNPDHINRYPHQFSGGQRQRIGIARALALNPEIILCDEPVSALDVSIQAQVVNLLEKLQAELGLSYIFIAHDLSVVRHIADRVAVMYLGKIVEIGTEDEIYEQPTHPYTQALLSAVPVPDPKLRGLRDQIVLTGDVPSPANPPSGCRFRTRCWKAQDICAEQPPALEAREHSAHPSACHFAEPRDVVHANG, encoded by the coding sequence ATGAGTGATCTCGTACTCGAGACCCGTGACCTGGTCAAGCACTTCCCGCTGACCCGGGGCATCGTCTTCAAGAAGCAGGTCGGCGCGGTCCGCGCCGTCGACGGGGTCAGCATCGAGCTGCGCCGGGGGGAGACCCTCGGCATCGTCGGCGAGTCCGGCTGCGGCAAGTCGACGCTGGCCCGGCTGCTGGTCGGCCTGGAGACGCCGACCTCGGGCGACCTGTTCGTCCAGGGGCGGAACATGTCCACGATGGGCGCGACCGAGCGGCGGAAGGGTCGCCGCAACATCCAGCTCGTCATGCAGGACCCGTACACGTCGCTGAACCCCCGGATGACCGTCGGCGACATCGTCGGCGAGCCGTTCGAGGTGCACCCGGACGTGCTGCCGAAGGCGAAGCGGCGGGCCCGGGTGCAGGAGCTGATCGACCTGGTCGGGCTCAACCCCGACCACATCAACCGGTACCCGCACCAGTTCTCCGGCGGTCAGCGGCAGCGGATCGGCATCGCCCGGGCGCTGGCGCTCAACCCGGAGATCATCCTCTGCGACGAGCCGGTCTCGGCGCTGGACGTCTCCATCCAGGCCCAGGTGGTCAACCTGCTGGAGAAGCTCCAGGCGGAGTTGGGGCTGTCGTACATCTTCATCGCCCACGACCTGTCGGTGGTCCGGCACATCGCCGACCGGGTCGCGGTGATGTACCTCGGCAAGATCGTCGAGATCGGCACCGAGGACGAGATCTACGAGCAGCCGACGCACCCGTACACCCAGGCGCTGCTCTCGGCGGTGCCGGTCCCCGACCCGAAGCTGCGCGGGCTGCGGGACCAGATCGTGCTGACCGGCGACGTGCCGTCACCGGCCAACCCCCCGTCCGGATGCCGGTTCCGCACCCGATGCTGGAAGGCGCAGGACATCTGCGCCGAGCAGCCGCCGGCCCTGGAGGCACGGGAACACTCCGCTCACCCGAGCGCGTGTCACTTCGCGGAGCCGCGCGACGTGGTCCACGCCAACGGGTAG